One window of the Rhipicephalus sanguineus isolate Rsan-2018 chromosome 4, BIME_Rsan_1.4, whole genome shotgun sequence genome contains the following:
- the LOC119390758 gene encoding monocarboxylate transporter 12 isoform X1: MLKASTSAHAHVVAVPCSFCRPTCSSVTNDVLTTLFSKSPIEWPLRPSVKHQRSSFAERSSNRAATSGYLSQGRMEDGQKKDATAVGKPRIVKVDLYEEPHEATGEGFCKAPRLSFVECSCPDASVLGRQKKGGEAAGIDKCWWVVGLAFVMTTMESATSRCSGFLYVGIIEQMHVDRGLASWPVNLVTSVNDFGGLVSGPLSEHFSTVPVMAVGSVLASAGVIASAFAPDITWISVTLGIVHGFGVGVVATMLQVIISMYFKRYRGTAHGIMFAGSTAGAFFYPQLLLFLRSTYGFRGSLLIFGAILLHMFAFSLALREPSWVSTERLEKKRPTVASLPTFPATELEARGPSKLRRASCPAFVMESRRSIEASPSSFPARKVEAQRPAEVGRPSLLAAQLERDTTTVAVSTSQAVLQSVREVFRCTMFYALIVTWLVLSYNVDIFFSTIVDLALDKGVSMRDAVALIPYYSITDLVGRVFLPLLADRKYVRRTNLMVINYLLLGATVVSLPFTDSYGALVGASLCIAMFIGCGMTMHSVLMADYLGLERLAVGYSIMGAICGPLLMGKPPVVGFFRDNLGSYDAMFWLLGSLCVLIGLLWMMVSWFERKKVRNWELDIARNMPCTFHM; the protein is encoded by the exons AGCTCCAACCGTGCTGCCACAAGCGGCTATCTGTCGCAAGGAAGAATGGAAGATGGTCAGAAGAAAGATGCTACTGCTGTTGGCAAACCCAGGATCGTCAA GGTAGATCTCTACGAAGAACCCCACGAAGCTACGGGCGAAGGCTTCTGCAAGGCTCCGCGACTGAGCTTCGTAGAGTGCAGCTGTCCGGATGCAAGCGTACTCGGGAGGCAGAAGAAAGGCGGTGAGGCGGCAGGCATAGACAAGTGCTGGTGGGTAGTCGGGCTTGCCTTCGTCATGACGACCATGGAGTCCGCCACCAGCCGCTGTTCGGGGTTTCTCTACGTGGGAATCATAGAACAGATGCACGTTGACCGTGGCCTCGCCTCGTGGCCGGTAAACCTCGTCACGTCGGTGAACGACTTTGGGG GCTTGGTGTCTGGTCCATTGAGCGAGCATTTTAGCACGGTTCCAGTGATGGCTGTAGGATCCGTGCTGGCGTCAGCAGGCGTTATAGCGTCAGCTTTCGCGCCGGACATCACGTGGATCTCCGTTACTCTTGGAATTGTGCACG GCTTCGGTGTAGGAGTCGTTGCGACCatgctgcaagtcatcataagcATGTACTTCAAGCGGTACCGAGGCACCGCTCACGGCATCATGTTTGCCGGCTCCACAGCGGGCGCCTTCTTCTACCCGCAGCTACTGCTCTTTCTGAGAAGCACGTATGGCTTCCGCGGAAGCCTGCTCATCTTTGGTGCCATCCTGTTGCACATGTTCGCCTTCAGCCTCGCGCTTCGCGAACCCTCTTGGGTATCTACCGAGAGGCTCGAAAAGAAGCGACCCACAGTGGCAAGTCTGCCGACGTTCCCAGCTACCGAACTCGAAGCCCGAGGCCCGTCGAAGCTACGTCGAGCATCGTGTCCTGCATTTGTAATGGAGTCTCGGCGCTCCATTGAAGCAAGTCCATCGTCGTTTCCAGCCAGGAAAGTGGAAGCCCAACGTCCGGCAGAAGTAGGACGACCATCGCTTCTCGCTGCTCAACTGGAAAGAGACACGACGACAGTGGCGGTGTCTACCTCTCAGGCTGTGCTGCAAAGTGTGCGCGAGGTGTTTAGGTGCACCATGTTCTATGCGCTCATTGTAACCTGGCTAGTACTCAGTTACAACGTCGATATCTTCTTCTCCACAATAGTTGACCTTGCTTTGGACAAAGGTGTAAGCATGCGCGACGCTGTAGCCCTCATACCCTACTACTCAATCACGGACCTGGTGGGAAGGGTCTTCTTGCCGCTGCTAGCAGATCGAAAGTACGTGCGGCGTACAAACCTCATGGTGATAAACTACCTCCTCTTGGGAGCGACCGTGGTGTCGCTACCGTTCACCGACAGTTACGGCGCACTGGTGGGCGCGTCGCTGTGTATCGCTATGTTCATAGGGTGCGGAATGACGATGCACAGCGTTCTGATGGCGGACTATTTGGGCCTCGAGCGGCTGGCCGTGGGGTACAGCATTATGGGTGCCATCTGTGGACCACTGCTCATGGGGAAGCCTCCGGTTGTAG GTTTCTTCAGGGACAATCTCGGCTCGTACGATGCAATGTTCTGGCTTCTGGGAAGCCTGTGTGTTTTGATCGGCCTACTTTGGATGATGGTGTCATGGTTTGAAAGGAAGAAAGTTCGCAATTGGGAACTTGACATTGCGAGAAACATGCCGTGCACATTTCATATGTGA
- the LOC119390758 gene encoding monocarboxylate transporter 9 isoform X2, producing MLKASTSAHAHVVAVPCSFCRPTCSSVTNDVLTTLFSKSPIEWPLRPSVKHQRSSFAERSSNRAATSGYLSQGRMEDGQKKDATAVGKPRIVKVDLYEEPHEATGEGFCKAPRLSFVECSCPDASVLGRQKKGGEAAGIDKCWWVVGLAFVMTTMESATSRCSGFLYVGIIEQMHVDRGLASWPVNLVTSVNDFGGFGVGVVATMLQVIISMYFKRYRGTAHGIMFAGSTAGAFFYPQLLLFLRSTYGFRGSLLIFGAILLHMFAFSLALREPSWVSTERLEKKRPTVASLPTFPATELEARGPSKLRRASCPAFVMESRRSIEASPSSFPARKVEAQRPAEVGRPSLLAAQLERDTTTVAVSTSQAVLQSVREVFRCTMFYALIVTWLVLSYNVDIFFSTIVDLALDKGVSMRDAVALIPYYSITDLVGRVFLPLLADRKYVRRTNLMVINYLLLGATVVSLPFTDSYGALVGASLCIAMFIGCGMTMHSVLMADYLGLERLAVGYSIMGAICGPLLMGKPPVVGFFRDNLGSYDAMFWLLGSLCVLIGLLWMMVSWFERKKVRNWELDIARNMPCTFHM from the exons AGCTCCAACCGTGCTGCCACAAGCGGCTATCTGTCGCAAGGAAGAATGGAAGATGGTCAGAAGAAAGATGCTACTGCTGTTGGCAAACCCAGGATCGTCAA GGTAGATCTCTACGAAGAACCCCACGAAGCTACGGGCGAAGGCTTCTGCAAGGCTCCGCGACTGAGCTTCGTAGAGTGCAGCTGTCCGGATGCAAGCGTACTCGGGAGGCAGAAGAAAGGCGGTGAGGCGGCAGGCATAGACAAGTGCTGGTGGGTAGTCGGGCTTGCCTTCGTCATGACGACCATGGAGTCCGCCACCAGCCGCTGTTCGGGGTTTCTCTACGTGGGAATCATAGAACAGATGCACGTTGACCGTGGCCTCGCCTCGTGGCCGGTAAACCTCGTCACGTCGGTGAACGACTTTGGGG GCTTCGGTGTAGGAGTCGTTGCGACCatgctgcaagtcatcataagcATGTACTTCAAGCGGTACCGAGGCACCGCTCACGGCATCATGTTTGCCGGCTCCACAGCGGGCGCCTTCTTCTACCCGCAGCTACTGCTCTTTCTGAGAAGCACGTATGGCTTCCGCGGAAGCCTGCTCATCTTTGGTGCCATCCTGTTGCACATGTTCGCCTTCAGCCTCGCGCTTCGCGAACCCTCTTGGGTATCTACCGAGAGGCTCGAAAAGAAGCGACCCACAGTGGCAAGTCTGCCGACGTTCCCAGCTACCGAACTCGAAGCCCGAGGCCCGTCGAAGCTACGTCGAGCATCGTGTCCTGCATTTGTAATGGAGTCTCGGCGCTCCATTGAAGCAAGTCCATCGTCGTTTCCAGCCAGGAAAGTGGAAGCCCAACGTCCGGCAGAAGTAGGACGACCATCGCTTCTCGCTGCTCAACTGGAAAGAGACACGACGACAGTGGCGGTGTCTACCTCTCAGGCTGTGCTGCAAAGTGTGCGCGAGGTGTTTAGGTGCACCATGTTCTATGCGCTCATTGTAACCTGGCTAGTACTCAGTTACAACGTCGATATCTTCTTCTCCACAATAGTTGACCTTGCTTTGGACAAAGGTGTAAGCATGCGCGACGCTGTAGCCCTCATACCCTACTACTCAATCACGGACCTGGTGGGAAGGGTCTTCTTGCCGCTGCTAGCAGATCGAAAGTACGTGCGGCGTACAAACCTCATGGTGATAAACTACCTCCTCTTGGGAGCGACCGTGGTGTCGCTACCGTTCACCGACAGTTACGGCGCACTGGTGGGCGCGTCGCTGTGTATCGCTATGTTCATAGGGTGCGGAATGACGATGCACAGCGTTCTGATGGCGGACTATTTGGGCCTCGAGCGGCTGGCCGTGGGGTACAGCATTATGGGTGCCATCTGTGGACCACTGCTCATGGGGAAGCCTCCGGTTGTAG GTTTCTTCAGGGACAATCTCGGCTCGTACGATGCAATGTTCTGGCTTCTGGGAAGCCTGTGTGTTTTGATCGGCCTACTTTGGATGATGGTGTCATGGTTTGAAAGGAAGAAAGTTCGCAATTGGGAACTTGACATTGCGAGAAACATGCCGTGCACATTTCATATGTGA
- the LOC119390758 gene encoding monocarboxylate transporter 12 isoform X3: MEDGQKKDATAVGKPRIVKVDLYEEPHEATGEGFCKAPRLSFVECSCPDASVLGRQKKGGEAAGIDKCWWVVGLAFVMTTMESATSRCSGFLYVGIIEQMHVDRGLASWPVNLVTSVNDFGGLVSGPLSEHFSTVPVMAVGSVLASAGVIASAFAPDITWISVTLGIVHGFGVGVVATMLQVIISMYFKRYRGTAHGIMFAGSTAGAFFYPQLLLFLRSTYGFRGSLLIFGAILLHMFAFSLALREPSWVSTERLEKKRPTVASLPTFPATELEARGPSKLRRASCPAFVMESRRSIEASPSSFPARKVEAQRPAEVGRPSLLAAQLERDTTTVAVSTSQAVLQSVREVFRCTMFYALIVTWLVLSYNVDIFFSTIVDLALDKGVSMRDAVALIPYYSITDLVGRVFLPLLADRKYVRRTNLMVINYLLLGATVVSLPFTDSYGALVGASLCIAMFIGCGMTMHSVLMADYLGLERLAVGYSIMGAICGPLLMGKPPVVGFFRDNLGSYDAMFWLLGSLCVLIGLLWMMVSWFERKKVRNWELDIARNMPCTFHM, encoded by the exons ATGGAAGATGGTCAGAAGAAAGATGCTACTGCTGTTGGCAAACCCAGGATCGTCAA GGTAGATCTCTACGAAGAACCCCACGAAGCTACGGGCGAAGGCTTCTGCAAGGCTCCGCGACTGAGCTTCGTAGAGTGCAGCTGTCCGGATGCAAGCGTACTCGGGAGGCAGAAGAAAGGCGGTGAGGCGGCAGGCATAGACAAGTGCTGGTGGGTAGTCGGGCTTGCCTTCGTCATGACGACCATGGAGTCCGCCACCAGCCGCTGTTCGGGGTTTCTCTACGTGGGAATCATAGAACAGATGCACGTTGACCGTGGCCTCGCCTCGTGGCCGGTAAACCTCGTCACGTCGGTGAACGACTTTGGGG GCTTGGTGTCTGGTCCATTGAGCGAGCATTTTAGCACGGTTCCAGTGATGGCTGTAGGATCCGTGCTGGCGTCAGCAGGCGTTATAGCGTCAGCTTTCGCGCCGGACATCACGTGGATCTCCGTTACTCTTGGAATTGTGCACG GCTTCGGTGTAGGAGTCGTTGCGACCatgctgcaagtcatcataagcATGTACTTCAAGCGGTACCGAGGCACCGCTCACGGCATCATGTTTGCCGGCTCCACAGCGGGCGCCTTCTTCTACCCGCAGCTACTGCTCTTTCTGAGAAGCACGTATGGCTTCCGCGGAAGCCTGCTCATCTTTGGTGCCATCCTGTTGCACATGTTCGCCTTCAGCCTCGCGCTTCGCGAACCCTCTTGGGTATCTACCGAGAGGCTCGAAAAGAAGCGACCCACAGTGGCAAGTCTGCCGACGTTCCCAGCTACCGAACTCGAAGCCCGAGGCCCGTCGAAGCTACGTCGAGCATCGTGTCCTGCATTTGTAATGGAGTCTCGGCGCTCCATTGAAGCAAGTCCATCGTCGTTTCCAGCCAGGAAAGTGGAAGCCCAACGTCCGGCAGAAGTAGGACGACCATCGCTTCTCGCTGCTCAACTGGAAAGAGACACGACGACAGTGGCGGTGTCTACCTCTCAGGCTGTGCTGCAAAGTGTGCGCGAGGTGTTTAGGTGCACCATGTTCTATGCGCTCATTGTAACCTGGCTAGTACTCAGTTACAACGTCGATATCTTCTTCTCCACAATAGTTGACCTTGCTTTGGACAAAGGTGTAAGCATGCGCGACGCTGTAGCCCTCATACCCTACTACTCAATCACGGACCTGGTGGGAAGGGTCTTCTTGCCGCTGCTAGCAGATCGAAAGTACGTGCGGCGTACAAACCTCATGGTGATAAACTACCTCCTCTTGGGAGCGACCGTGGTGTCGCTACCGTTCACCGACAGTTACGGCGCACTGGTGGGCGCGTCGCTGTGTATCGCTATGTTCATAGGGTGCGGAATGACGATGCACAGCGTTCTGATGGCGGACTATTTGGGCCTCGAGCGGCTGGCCGTGGGGTACAGCATTATGGGTGCCATCTGTGGACCACTGCTCATGGGGAAGCCTCCGGTTGTAG GTTTCTTCAGGGACAATCTCGGCTCGTACGATGCAATGTTCTGGCTTCTGGGAAGCCTGTGTGTTTTGATCGGCCTACTTTGGATGATGGTGTCATGGTTTGAAAGGAAGAAAGTTCGCAATTGGGAACTTGACATTGCGAGAAACATGCCGTGCACATTTCATATGTGA